From the Fusobacterium ulcerans ATCC 49185 genome, the window CTCCTGCAATTATATTCCCCATATTAACAAAATCCATATTTGATTTCTTCGCCATTACTCCTATTGCACTTTTATCAGCACTTGAATCTCCTACACTTATGTTAGTTCCTGTTGGTGCAATTTGAGCTTGTCCATCACCTACCATCACTCCTACACTTTCATTACCCAATGATATATTTCCTAGTGATATATTTCCTAGTGATATATTATTAAGAATTACTCCTATGTTCTTTGAAGATGTTGATGTTATTCCATCTAATATTACATCTCCCACATTTTTCTCAGCATAAACTGCTACTCCGTTTGCTCCTGTCATATCTATAGTAGTAGATGTAATATCCTTTCCACTATCCTCTATAAATATTCCTACTCCATCTGTTCCAACCTCTATATATCCTTTGTTTTCTACTTTGGCAATATCTGTATACATTCCTATTGAAGAGTCATCTCCATTTTTACCAGATACATAAAGCTTTCCATTAGTATCGTTAGTTATTGTTATATTTCCAGTTGGCGATGTGCTAGCTTTTATAGCTGCAATACCTATTCCATCTGATTGAACTGTTATTGTTCCTCTATTTCTTATATATTTATCTACTGTGGTAGCATTACTATATTTTCCTAAAAGTCCAGTTGCTCTAGCTCCAACAGTAAAGTTTGCTTCAGATATGATATCTCCATCTGTTGTTCCTACAAGAGAACCAGAACCAGTAATTGCCACATTAGCTCCTAGATTAAGAGTCCCTCCAGCATTGTGTATTGCAGTTCCATCATTTAAGTTAAATGTTGTAGTTGTAGTTTGTCCAATATAAGCAGTTGCTCCACTAGCTATGTATACTCCTATACCAGTAGTTCCATTCACATTGAATGTTGTCATTCCAGTAGTTAGTGTGTTCCCAGTATTCACATATATTCCTTGACCATTTGTTGTTGTTATAGTACCGTTGTAAGTAAGAGTCTTTGCTCCTGAACCACTAGTAATGCTATTATCTAAACATATTCCAATACCATCTTGTGCGTCTATATTTACATTAGATAATGTATAGTTTCCTGCGGCTTTAAGATAAACTCCTGTTGATGTTGATGTTGATGTTTTTTGTCCAGTTGTAATAGTTAGTCCACTAATAGTTGTAGTATCATCAACAAGATATAATCCAATAGCTCCTGTTCCTGCTTTTATCACTCCAGAAACCCTACCACCTTTAGCAACAACACTTGTTGCACCAGTAGAAGTAGAAGTGTCAACAGTAAAATCTATTATAGAGCTATTTCCATACACACCAACTCCACCTAAGGCTATATTTAAAGTACCAGTATCAGCAACAGCACCTGTTACTGTATCTTTTAGGTAGATTCCTACTCCATTTGTTTCTGTTGTTGATGTCCCTCTTGTAGTTATAGTTCCAGCTGTTCCATCAAAACTTGCATTTGCTCCTTCTAGATAAACTCCTGTTCCTGTTGTTACATCTATATCTCCTGTATTCTTTCCAGAACTTGTTCCTGTTCCTTCTATATACATCCCAAGATTAGCTCCTGCTTCTATTATAGCTTTATTTTCAATTGAAGCTGTAGCTCCTGCATCAGCTTGAGCCACCATTCCTGTTACTGACCCTGTTGCAGGAGTTGCACCACTTATATCAACAGTTCCTATATTTATTCCTGTTCCATCTCCAACAAATATTCCTATATCATCTATTCCTGACATAGCTATGTTGCCAGCTGAAGTTAGAGTTGACCCTTCTCCTACATATGAAGCTATATTCTTATTTGTTCCGACACTTGATATTATCTTAGCATTATTTGTAAGAGCTATTCCATCAGCTGCATATATTCCTATACTCTTATTTCCTTTAAGGGAGATTTCAGAGCTGTTTGTTACACCTGCCGTAACTGCTCCTTTACTATAGAAAACTCCTATGTTGTTATCTGCTCCTGAGTTATTTACAGTAATTAATCCTCCATCTGCATATGCTCCACCTGTTAGATACATTCCTGTTCCTATTCCATTATCCATTTTAAGAATTATTCCAGTAGTTCCAATAGTTACTTTTCCACTGCTTCCATATACTCCTATAGCGCCTGCAGTTGCGTCTCCTTTTGCAGTTACAATTCCTGATATAGTTGATGCTCCATCAAGAAATGCTCCAGTTGTTCCTGTTCCTTCAGCCGTTAAAGATATATCTAAGGGAGCACTTCCATTAGCGTATATCCCAATCGCTCCACCTTTTACTGATATATCTCCTTTAATTGTACTATTATCTGTAATAAATACTCCAATTGTTTTTTTATTTTCATCTGGTGATACTGGAATTCCTCCTCCATCAACAGTTAAAGTTTTTTTAACAGCTATATCTATATTAGTATTTTTTGCATACAAATAGATATTTTCATTTATATTACTATTTGTAAAATCTAATGAATTTTCAAATGTTAAATCTGCTGAATTATCAACATAGATACCTATGTTCTTGCTTCCAGATAAATTTATTTTATTAGAAGTATCTATCTTAGTTGTTGCACTATTTTTCAAATAAATTCCTATCGATCCAGTTCCATTTAAATTAATATTTCCAGAATTTGGACTTTAGATATACTACCTTCTGCATACATACCTATTTGAGAATTTCCTTCTAAATTGATATTTTTTGAAATACTATTAACAATTTCAGAGTTTTTAGTGTACATTCCAATGGCATTAACCCCATTAGTTTGATGTAGAGTAATAGTTCCATCGTTTGTTCCATTTTTTCCGTCAGCTACAATTCCAATACCTTTTTTTCCTATTGTAAGAGTTCCAGATGAAGTAATATCCTTATTTTTTGCATAAATTGCTGTACCCTCTTCCAAATCCGAAATATCTATTGCTATTGAAATAGTTGAAGTTGAAGTTGAATCTCCATTATAATAAATTCCTATCTGACCAGTTGATGTTACAGTTGCATCTAATGTAATTGAAGAAGCAGTAATTTTTGAAGTTTCATCAAGCATTACTCCTATTCCGTCAGTGGCAAGTGTTAAAGTTCCTATATCTGTTACAGTACTAGCTTCTACTGCATATATACCTACTCCATCACTTCCAACAGCTATCTTTCCTTGATTTGAAATTGTAGCTTTTTTTCCATATATTCCTATTGCAGTTTCTTTATCCGTAGAATTTCCTACCTCTATTTTTCCAGTAGTTGTATTAGTTATTTTTGTTAGTGTAGATGAGGCAGTGCTATTATTGTTATCTGCATAGATACCAATACTTCCATTACCATCAAGAGTTATTTTAGCAGTATTGATAATATCTACACTTCCTTGCCCAGCAGCCCCAGGTCCATATTCTGCTCCCACTACTCCACTGTTATCTTCTTTATATGCCCTTCCTAAAATACCTATTGAAGCAACTCCACCTACTTCAATAGTTCCATCATTTGTAACTTTACTTCCATTTACTGCGTAAACTCCTACTGCTCCAGCATTTGCAGCGTTTGTTGTCTCTTTTTCAACTTTTATTGAACTTGTCCCATCTATTGTTACTTGTCCATAGTTTATAAAAGTTCCTATCGCTCCTGCTCCTGACTCAGTTCTGTCAGCAACAATAGTTGAATTTATTAAATGTATCCCTGCTTCAGCATTAGTAGTGGCTAATTTACTTGAATTCATCTCTAAACCAGCTACCTGATCATTATATTTTGAAGCCTGCATATTATTAAGAACTGCAGAAATTGTGCTTCCTGTTGCTGTTGCAACAAGTCTTTGCCCTAAAAATTTGTCATAGTAATATGCTCCGTTTGTTATAGCATTTGTATCTGAAGTTGTTCCACCTTTGTCAAGATTTCCTATTGCGATTTTTCCACCATCAACTGCTGCTAATTTAAAATTAGAAGCTTTCGAATTAAGTTCATCAATAATGCCAATTGTTCCCCCTACTATTATCTCTATACTACCTTTCAAAAAATCTGTACTTAAATTATCAGTAGGTTTTAAATTTTGAATATTAAATACTATAACATCATCAGAATTAACTCTAATTTTTGTACCATTATTTAGGGTTATTGGAGAAGTTGCTTGATTTCTATCTATCTTGTAGGCTACAGCTTTTCCATCTAATATTAAAGTAGAACCACTTATATCTATGGTCCCTACTCCATCTGAAAAAATTGCATATCCATTACCTTTATACTCTATTGTAGCACCTTTTGCATCAATATTAGAGCCTATTCCAAAAGATGCTATAGCAGAAGCTCCATCTTCAACTTTAATATTTTTATCATCTCCAACTATATTTATTTTTCCACCAGCCTTAGCTAGAAGACCAAATCCACTAATATTTTGCCCTGACTTTACTTTACCAGTTACATTAATATTTGCTTCACCAGTTACCGTCACTTCTGCTTTAGCATTAGAATAAATAGCCCCAGTATTTGCGTTTCCACTATTTTTAATAGTTGCATTTAATTTACCTATCACTATTTTTGCATCTTTATCTCCTATAGCAGCAAATGAATCCATTGCTCCAGCTTCTGTAATTTCTATTTTATCCACGGTTAATTTTTGGCTATTAATAATTGGATCATTCGCATTGCCACTTGCTGGATTCTTTTCTGAATAAGCAGCGATATTTCCAGTTCCACCTGTAATTTCTATTTTATCTATAGTAGTCCCTCTTCCTTGACGTGTATAAACTCCATATCCTTTATCTCCACCTGTAATTGATATAGTTCCATTATATGCAACTTCCCCATATGATACAACTCCTAATCCTATATTTCCAGTTCCACCAGATATATTTATCCCGTTTCCATCTGGGTTTAATTCAATCTTTCCTGAAAGAGTGGGACTAGAAACTTCACTATATTCCCTAGTCAGAACTCCAAAATTTTTAGTTCCATCTGTTATATTTATTTCTACTCCATTTAAATTATATTCTTTATTTGCTGCTCTAGCAGCTAACCAAATTCCTAGATTGTTTTCCCCACCTTTTATATTAATTTTAGCTTCTGCAATTTTTTGTTTGTTTCCTCCTAAAGTGTTATGCGTTGAAAAATATAACCCAGTATTGTTTATTCCATCTTCTATCTCTACCTTTATTTTTGAATTTTCATTAACGTTCATTTCTGGTGGCATATTTATTATAACACCTACATTTCTCTGTCCATCTACTATTGTTATCGGTTTTTCTAAATCTATATATCCA encodes:
- a CDS encoding autotransporter-associated N-terminal domain-containing protein, with translation MRKGDIEKSLKRFLKRKVSYSLALLIAFMITGGISLGAEITAEEIQESKGDLLSRIQTEREEIKRKIAENERLIKEYNSNFVELVRKGDFYSKPLFNSTQVFFSYQHLDSGKMKDVTEKEFKETLVANSSISKVDLKKYNGVIVNNEKHVISIDVGANIKPIQIKLPSIKPEVGVNPPKVSVNLGEIPSAPQINMPELDIDTPTVPTIIPLDQIETSIVGTVGTVGTVAIPTISSIPTVIAKDINIGNPTLPGGFTLNQIAETELPIIAPIDRIAFDSPGGNQLSSQPEWQFSDDKAYFWNTLKSWNTEGNKIFANNALISQPIMESGELDIVMNDYTEIDFGAYAGYEATINNYKATFADGVVDQGNNSGYVGKREIEEVQLTQTVANNTGSEIIRVGGTTYSSLGKDTKIIIDATSRDRYSKFNLRQRTIINFLPYGTATEIDDISTKTEEEKNLANELFEKYRPSSITSTKSQILALSGAIEVNGTGINIVGLQLARKGDNIDTGTIILNDGTIKVNGKLNSVFALPQASSGLSGTKEKMEIISNTGTIEIDGEENTVILISRAATNIPIVSNFHNNGVIKISGRENVGYQAGAEMKNGYIDLEKPITIVDGQRNVGVIINMPPEMNVNENSKIKVEIEDGINNTGLYFSTHNTLGGNKQKIAEAKINIKGGENNLGIWLAARAANKEYNLNGVEINITDGTKNFGVLTREYSEVSSPTLSGKIELNPDGNGINISGGTGNIGLGVVSYGEVAYNGTISITGGDKGYGVYTRQGRGTTIDKIEITGGTGNIAAYSEKNPASGNANDPIINSQKLTVDKIEITEAGAMDSFAAIGDKDAKIVIGKLNATIKNSGNANTGAIYSNAKAEVTVTGEANINVTGKVKSGQNISGFGLLAKAGGKINIVGDDKNIKVEDGASAIASFGIGSNIDAKGATIEYKGNGYAIFSDGVGTIDISGSTLILDGKAVAYKIDRNQATSPITLNNGTKIRVNSDDVIVFNIQNLKPTDNLSTDFLKGSIEIIVGGTIGIIDELNSKASNFKLAAVDGGKIAIGNLDKGGTTSDTNAITNGAYYYDKFLGQRLVATATGSTISAVLNNMQASKYNDQVAGLEMNSSKLATTNAEAGIHLINSTIVADRTESGAGAIGTFINYGQVTIDGTSSIKVEKETTNAANAGAVGVYAVNGSKVTNDGTIEVGGVASIGILGRAYKEDNSGVVGAEYGPGAAGQGSVDIINTAKITLDGNGSIGIYADNNNSTASSTLTKITNTTTGKIEVGNSTDKETAIGIYGKKATISNQGKIAVGSDGVGIYAVEASTVTDIGTLTLATDGIGVMLDETSKITASSITLDATVTSTGQIGIYYNGDSTSTSTISIAIDISDLEEGTAIYAKNKDITSSGTLTIGKKGIGIVADGKNGTNDGTITLHQTNGVNAIGMYTKNSEIVNSISKNINLEGNSQIGMYAEGSISKVQILEILI